CCGAGTCCGATCGCGACGATCGCCCGCGGGCTTCGCGCCACGACGGCGACGTCCGCGAGGAACTCCGCGGCGGCGTCGATCGCGCGCTCGACGAACGGATGGCTCGCTGCGCGCTCGCGGAGCCCCGGAGCGATCTCGGCGCCACTGCGCGAGAGCGCGAGCGCGGCGACCGCAGCCGAGACCGCCGCGGCGCCGACGCCGCCGGCGACCGTCAGCGCTCGCTCTCCGCCGGCCATCTCGCCGGCGATCGTCCACGGCGTCGCCTCGCCCAGCGCCGCCAGCGCGAGGATCGACCCGCCGGCGAGCGCCGCGACGGTCACGAGGTCGAACGCGCGCTCGACCGCCAGCGAGGCGAAGCCCGCGGGGTAAGGTACGTCTTTGCGTGCGCGCATCAGATGGGCGCGGACGGCGTCGCCGGCCCGCGCGGGGATCGCGAGGTTTGCGGTCTGGCTGGCGAACACCGCCATCGTGAGAAATCCGGTGCCGGCGCGGTGGCCCATCGCATCGAGCACGTCGGCGTAGCGCCGCCCGCGCAGCGGCCACGACGCCGCGTAGACGCCGACCGCCAGCGCCAGCATCCGGGGATTCGCACCGGCGATCTCGGCGCCGATCCGATCCACGTCGAACGCGCGCGCCGCCAGCACGAGGCCGACGACGACGATCGCGGTGCCCGCGATCGTCATCCGCCGCTGGGTGAGCAGGCCGGTCGACGCCGACGCGTCGCGGTCGTCCATGCTCCCACGTGTCCGCTGCTAATATTTAAGCCCACCTAAAACTGGCACGGTCGGGTGGGAGGGGACGTATCTCTCCGGATCTTTCCTTCGAGATATTTCAGGTCAGCTCGGCGATCAGCTCCCGCGCGGAGCGCCGGACGGCCGCGTCGCTCGACAGTTCGGGCTCCCACCCCAGCGCGGCGAGCTTCTCGATCGACAGGCGCATCTTCGGCACGTCGCCGGTCCACCCGCGGTCGCCGCCGGTGTACTCGTAGTCGGGATCGAGGTCCATCTCGTCGGCGACGATGGCGGCGATCCGGTCGACCGACGTCGTGGTTCTGGTGCCGAGGTTGTACGTGTTGACGGGCTGGTCGCCGTTCGCGACGACGTGGATCATCGCGTCGACGCAGTCGGTGACGTGCATGTAGGATTTCTCCTGTCGGCCGTCGCCGAGGATCGTCAGCGTCTCGGGATCGTCCCGCAGCTTCTCGACGAAGTCGGGGATCACGGCGCCGCGCAGTCCCGGCCCGACGATGTTGGCGAAGCGGAACGTCCACACGGTAAAATCGTGGCTGTGGGCC
This is a stretch of genomic DNA from Natronoarchaeum mannanilyticum. It encodes these proteins:
- a CDS encoding lysylphosphatidylglycerol synthase transmembrane domain-containing protein codes for the protein MDDRDASASTGLLTQRRMTIAGTAIVVVGLVLAARAFDVDRIGAEIAGANPRMLALAVGVYAASWPLRGRRYADVLDAMGHRAGTGFLTMAVFASQTANLAIPARAGDAVRAHLMRARKDVPYPAGFASLAVERAFDLVTVAALAGGSILALAALGEATPWTIAGEMAGGERALTVAGGVGAAAVSAAVAALALSRSGAEIAPGLRERAASHPFVERAIDAAAEFLADVAVVARSPRAIVAIGLGSLLVWSADVVTAVLVLAALGAELDATVLIVVGTLAVSVGNLAKVLPLSQGGIGLYEAAFTGLVVGLTPVGASLALAAAIVDHALKNVVTLAGGALAVVSLNVSLSEAAANGETGDVVRDAGPDPDAESAD